aacagtgatagcagtaattttgtagcaagtgtaacagtgatgagcaatagtaacgcagcaagatcaatataaataaattcataggcattggatcggtgacttgttggatgatattcatcatgtaccagttataacctagggcgatacggcactagctccaattcatcgatataatgtaggcatgtattccgtaaatagtcatacgtgctttattaaaagaacttgcatgacatcttttgtcctaccctcccatggcagcagggtccatattggaaactaagggatattaaggcctccttttaatagagaaccggaacaaagcattaacacatagtgaatacatgaactcctcaaactacggtcatcaccgggagtgggcccggttgttgtcactacggggttgccggatcataacacgtagtaagTGACTATAACTttcaagatcggatctaaaacatggatataatgatgaattcataaacggttcagatctgagttcatggcacccgggcccaaagtgacaagcattaagcatagcagagtcataacaacatcaatctaagaacatagtggatactagggatcagaccctaacaaaactaactcgattacatgatgaacctcatccaactcctcaccgaccagcaagcctacaaaggaattactcactcccgatggggagcatcatggaattggcgatggagaagggttggtgatgacgaagaacgaacatccccctctccggagccccaaacggactccagatctgccctcccgaggaagaacagggcttggcggcggttccgtctcgtggaacgtgataattctttctccttgattttttctggaaatatgtgaatttatagtatcaggggggtcgtcagcggggccactaggtgggtacaacccacatgggcgcgccaggagaggggggcgtgccctggtgggttgtgcccaaccaggggcccctctccggtgggtcttggctccagaaattcttattattgatataaaaaaatcctcgcaaagttttgttccattccgagaacttttatttttgcacaaaaataacaccatggtagttctgctgaaaatagcgtccgtccggggttagtttcattcaaatcatgcaaattagagtccaaaacaagaggaaaagcgtgagaaaaagtagatacattggagacgtatcaatattctacgaagatctttatcggtcgaactgttatgacaacatacgtaattccctttgtccatcggtatgttacttgcccgagatttgatcatcgatatcttcatacctagttcaatctcgttaccggcaagtctctttactcgttctgtaatacatcatctggtaactaactccttagtcatttgcttgcaagcttatgatgtgtattaccgagagggcccagagatacctctccgatactcggagtgacaaatcctaatctcgatatatgccaactcaacaaacaccctcggagatacctgtagagcatctttatgatcacccagttatgctgtgacgtttgatagcacacaaggtattcctccggtattcggaagttgcataatctcatagtcgaaggaatatgtatttgacatgaagaaagcgataacaataaactgaacgatcaatatgctaagctaacagatgggtcttgtccatcacatcattctcctaatgatgtgatcccgttatcaaatgacaacacatgtctatggttaggaaaccttaaccatctttgatcaccgagctagtctagtagaggcttactagggacacggtatttgtttatgtattcacacatgtatttaagtttcctatcaatgcaattctagcatgaataataaacctttgtcatgaataaggaaatataaaataacaactttattattgcctctagggcatatttccttcagcacaTGCATCTTCTTCTACCGCACTCTACATATTCTTCTCTCTTCTGTTAGGGCTTGCGTCCATCCTGCTCCTTTTATCTACCGATGTGGATATGATTTTCGTTTATTATGTACCCAATTGCATGACTACTCACATCACTTTGCTAATTGATTTGATTATCATTTCTATTATGATTATCACATGTTATCTATATTTTTGGGATTAAACTTAATGGAAAATTGCTCAAGTATTCAACAAATACACCACCCACTCTTTTGACAGAAAGACTATAAGGGATGCCCCAaaagtataattggtgcaacaaagcCAAATTGCAAGTATAATGCCTTGAACCTaagtgggtgggaaggcatcaacccctttccaccactaggctatgccttagtctacTACACCACCCACTTCCTCAGCAATGGTGCACCCGGAAGAGCACCCCTCGGCTTTAATCTTGGGGGTAAGGATGAGGAGCAACTCGAGGATTTGCCCCACTTGTGGGTGGAGATGGACTTGGCCATGGAGGACGTGCGCAGATGGATTTGGGTCCATAGACGCATAACTCGTAAAAACAAATGATTCAATGGTTTAGATATCTTTTTTTGATTGCCAATAGTACTCGTGCTAGGATAACCTTTGTTTGATTTTGCCTGGTTCAACGGATCTTCGATGGTAGGTATCTTCTATCCCAGTAGTGTATTTGTATTATTCATATATTTGTATAAGCCAAGGTAAGGTGGCAATAAATTTAATTCAATGTCACTTACCTTATATGTCGCTCGAGGCGGGGCTACATCCAAGTTGTCTTCTGGTATATcagtgttgggaaacgtagcatgcaatttcaaaaaaattcctacgctcacgcaagatctatctaggacatgaatagcaacgagagggggagagcgtgtccatgtaccctcgtagactgaaagcggaagcgtttgacaacgcggttgatgtagtcgaacttcttctcgttctgaccgatcaagcacagaacgtacgacacctccgagttctgcacacgttcagctcgatgatgtccctcgaactcttgatccagcaaagtgtcaagggagagttccctcaacacgacggcgtggtgacggtgatggtgaagtgatccacgcagggcttcgcctaagcactacgtgaatatgaccgaaGGCATAAACTGCAgagggggggcgccgcacacggctaacaattgttggtgcgTGTTCTAGCGGTgtcccccacatatatataggttggaggggaggtgaggcagccaagggggcgccccaagtaggaggaatcctacttggggtcctcccaattcggcctcccccctttcctattcctattcggagtaggaagggaagagggggaagaggggatcctattccctttttcctttcctccttcccctttccttctccaatttggccagaCCATATGGGGGGCGCGCCAACCCCTTTTATGGCTgatgtgtttcccctcttggcccataaagcccatatcttttgccgggggtgcccggaaccccttccggtgacccgataagtacccggtgcatcccgaaatacttccagtgtccgaataccatcgtcctatatatcaatctttacctctataccatttcgagactcctcgtcatgtctgtgatctcatccgggactccgaacaacattcggtcaccaaatcacataactcatataatacaaaatcgtcatcgaacgttaagcgtgcggaccctacgggttcgagaactatgtagacatgaccgacacctctccggtcaacaaccaattgcggaacctggatgctcatattggttcctacatattctacgaagatctttatcggtcgaaccgttatgacaacatacgttattccctttgtcatcggtatgttacttgcccgagattcgtctgtatctccatacctagttcaatctcgttactggcaagtctctttactcatttcgtaatacatcatcccgcaactaactcattagtcacattgcttgcaaggcttcttatgatgtatattaccgagagggcccagagatacctctccgatactcggagtgacaaatcctaatctcgatctatgccaacccaacaaacaccttcggagatacctgtagagcatctttataatcacctagttacattgtgacgtttgatagcacataaggcattcctccggtatccgggagttgtataatctcatagtcgaaggaatatgtatttgacatgaagaaagcaacaacaataaaactgaacaatcaatatgctaagctaacggatgggtcttgtccatcacatcattctcctaaagatgtgatcccgttcatcaaatgacaacacatgtccatggttaggaaacttaaccatcttgataaatgagctagtctagtagaggcttactagggacattgtgttttgtctatgtatccacacatgtatcaagtttccggttaatacaattctagcatgaataataaacatttatcatgatataaggaaatataaataacaactttattattgcctctagggcatatttccttcaatcagTTGGTGCCGCTTCAGAGGAAGAACACTACCATCCTTTTGTGTTGTTGAAGAAGTACCCGGGGGGAAAGGTTGGAGGCGGTCATCCCTTTGTAACGGCTCAGTGGCATGCACTTGAATATATTTGTGATCGCCATCAAGTGAATTTCTATCTGTGGTGGCCGTGACAACaaatctctttcccatcagagcATACAATTCAATGCATGTGCCAAGTCGGGCCCCTTGTTTGAGCCACAACCCGTGGCCCAAAGAGCGAAGTCTACATATTTTGGCTCTACTATACCACCATTCTACACATCTACGATGCAAAGACGATTTTTTTATCTGCAAGTAACCACATGATCTGTAGTACATCGATAATTGAAATTATGCGCTTATTTCTAGGTTGTTATGAGAAAAATACCGGGAAGTGGCACATGGTTCGAACAAGTCGTCCATTTGTATACATCACTCTCCTTAACTCCTTTGATCATTCTCTATAGCTCATGTACCACCAATCATCGACTAGAACCATTTAAGTAACCCGGAGTCTTAACTTGTAGCCCTTTTCTGGTGCAACATTATAGAATATTAACATATAATCTAAATGGCTACACAATGCAAAATATATTATATACCCAAAGAAACCGAGACATTGTTCAACGCATAATGATGCGTCATCATATCTGTTGGATGTAGTTCATCTAACGCTACAATGGATGTCTCAGTTGGTTCATGCCAGTTTTGGGCCATTCTTTGTAACTCAATTTGATGAAGCATGAACCTCCTGCTGCATGATTCCAATAGTTACCAACAAATCAATTTGATATGATCTTGTttcttaaaaatacaaaaataagcATAGGAAGAGCAATTTGTTATTATTACATTTCAGATGGCCGACTCCTCAAGAGCTACCATATTATTGTACCATCTAGTGGCCCAGGTTTATTTGAATGCTAGCATACTTGAATGTCGTAATAGTTTTCATATCGTTGCCATTtttctcaaattaatttaagacGGTGACCAAAAATAATCTCTTCAACGACATTGTTTACATACTTGAATTTTGATCAACCAAGATGGCGACAAACATATCCACAATAGGCTCATCCTTCGACCACTCAGATAGTCTATCATCGTCAAATGTATCTACCAGATCTTCCCATAATGTCACAACAACACACTAATTGTATGAAGATTCATAGTAAATTAATAAGCCATAAGAATGGATTATCCATAATACAATAAATAGTTACATAGAGCACTACCGGATGGTGGTACACATCAGTGATGGAAGTCACCAAACCGAGAGCGTATGAAAGCAATGTAAAATCATAAGACAATTAATTATTTATATGCATAAAAATGAGAAGAAAAAGTATCATTTAACCCGGCATTAAAATATTCTGCCCAACACGCTTCTCAAGTTGTTAAAAGGGAACACATTATAGGCCAACATGGGAAACTTTTCTAGTTGTGGAGTAGGTGGTTCAGCTATTGTTCACTCACCGAAACAAAGTCTCAATGGGTGATTCACTGCTTTGTATGTTTCTCTAGCATTCCGTATATCACAACGTTCAATTGTGTAGAATATCATTTGTTTAACTTCTTTATAAATCCGGGCACTCTATTGAATATCACTGATCCCTCTAGAGTACCAACGTGTAAAACTAGACATGTGGTGACTGAGTATAATCTAAACTTGCATATTATCACCTATACTGATAATCTGTGCACTGTAAATAAGACTGCAATGAAAACAAAATTTATAGTAAGCTTACCCGGCATCAAGATATTTAATCCAATCCATTTTTTCAAGCTGTGTATCTAAACTCTGAAAAGTTTTAGGTTGAGGAACGATTGAACCCAGGGTTGTTCTCTAGGCGAAAATCATTATGTATGAATGATCTATTGCATTGTATTTCCCTATGACATTGTAGATTTTGAAAGAACCAATCCTATAAACCACTCCTTCATGAACCCTGTTATCAAAGGTGTGCATTCTTATTTTGGGTATTGTTCTCTCCACCATGTCACCCTAGAAAAACACATATTCTATAACTGTTGGCTTGACCTTTTTCCTATTGCGTCTCTTATGTTTGCTAGCGGTTTCTCTTATTTTTGTTGtgtatttttttcaaattcatttCGAGTTCCTCAAGATCGGACTTCCCACTGTTCAGCCCATATCACTCCTACTACTAGCAATTAGCTAGATTGATATAGATGCAGAAACACATGATCATGTACGCACGCATCACTGGGGCTCAATTTGATGGCTACAATGGCTAAGCGACCACATACATTGATGTCGACGCACAATGCGACAACTGTGCGATGGTTCACTCTCATCATGTCCGTGAGAACCACCGACAACTCCGCTTCCAGGATGCCATGACTTGCCTCTGCGACGAGCGGCAACGGCTACTTCGTCTCCACAACGCCCGATTTCGACGCGGTGCGACACGGTCATGCCCTGGTCTAGAGCAGCGCATCCAACATGGCGGCGAGCAGGCCCACCGCCATGTTGTTTTTAGCGCTGGCACCCCGCATGACATTGCCAAAACTTTGCTTTCGCGCTAGACCATTTCGCGACCATCGGAGTGGCCACACCCACTCACTCCTTGGTCTCCGACGCGCTCCTCATCTGCCCCAGTCGATGCATATGCGCCAAGCCCCGTCGTAGTAATCAATCAAAagggtcagtgaagcggcgagagagatagagagattgAGGTAAGAACGAGAAAAATAGAGTATGTTTTCCATGAACTCCATCACAAATCCGACGTCAGCTTTTTGACCATAGCAAATCAAACTTTTTAATGACAATTTGTGTTTGCCGAGAATAGCTAAGTTTAGTTGGCAAGCATGACAAATCCGTCTCAGTTCATTTTTTTCCAGCCGTGCTCGTAAACTATATCTGTCATCCTAACGCCAACTAAATGTGCCTAAAAAACATTTGATTTGCCATGTTTAAAACTATTATGCCAATTTTTTAATTATATTAGGCTGACACATGGGCCCCATGTTGAGTTGGCCGTATAAGTTTTTTTTTAATCGTATGGCGGTATAAGCCCTCGGTGTAAACCGCCTCTCCACAACATTGCGAGGGGGAGTTGTAGCCGAATTGTGAGACTCGAGGGGTATATACACCTCCCCGTCCGCGGCCCAGCCTAGAAGTTCCGGCAAAATCCCCAATCCCGCAGAGCACGTTCCCTCCGCCCCTCGTTTCCCCACCCACCAGCCTAGGGTTCCGGCGAGATGAAGCAGCAGGATGGAGCTAGCCCCGCGTgagccctctctctccccccctcGTACCTTCCGTCCGTCGGCTTGTTTTCTGCATCTCGACTGCCGAGACGTGCTTTCGCTGATTATGATTTTTTCTGTTTCTTCTCCGGGGGGATTCGTGCAGCAAGATGTTCATTGGCGGGCTCTCCAGGCAGACAAGCATGGGTACGTGCAGATCCGTTCTAGACTTGACCTTGTATCTTGTTTACTTATTATCCTGCCGCAAGCTTCTCGATTTCGTTAGGTTCCGTTCGTATTCTTCCAGATCTAGTCGTTGTTTGCCCTCGATGTCGATTGACCTTGTTGTGGAGGCTTGTAGCCTCGAAGATCCAGTGGATGCCAGTCTGTTTGTTCGCAAAAAACTTGTGATTTGGTTGGATCGTCATTAGGGCATGCGAATTGTTATGATACACGGCGTTGCGGTTAGATATGAAGGGAGGTGGACTTGGGAGTCCTGTTATGGAGTCTATTTGGGTAGACAGAAGTGAATTGTTTGTTGGAAAATCATTAAACGATACTGGGTGCATATGTTAACTGATTAAAAAGGAAGCACTTCTGTGTTATTAAAGAAACGAAATTGCTTCATATACGGCGTTCTATATCCGATTTCCGTTGGCCGTCATTCATCGTCGGATTTGCTTGTGACGTTGGATCGAAGGGTCACGACTCAGTGTCGTACATGCATCGGATGAGAAACATCGTATGTACATTGTGGGATTTGTGAACACATGTCGTACTGTAGGATTTTTTATGCAGTTATTAAGTCGAGCAGTAGTTAAAGCGTTCCACAATTAATATTCACTTTGTTCTGATGTCTTATTATCTTGGGAGGACCTAAAACGCTAACCTTTACGATATTTTTGAACCTGTTAAGCAGGTTACTTCGGTGCTTGATGATTTAGCATACCAATGTAGATGTTTTAATGCTGTTTTGTTCTCCTGTTGAACACCAACCTGCTACTAATTGATTTGCTTGGTTCTCGACATGCAGGTACGTTCAAAGAGTACTTCGGGAAGTACGGTGAGATAATCGATGCGGTAATAATGAAGGACCGCCATACCCAAAAGCCCAGAGGCTTTGGATTTATTACCTATTCAGATCCTGCTATTGTTGACAGAGTGATTGAAGATAACCATGTCATCGATGGCAAGCAGGTACACTGCATGGTTCCTATTACTGCTGGAATTATATCAGTCCACATGGGAGCTCATCGCTTTTCCTTGCATTTTATAGTACACAAGTCATATGTTATGAAGTTTAAGATCCTTGACCATGCCACAGCAAAAAAAAAGCACTTGTATCTTTAATGCGGTTTCTTTTTCAGAATCAAAAGGCTTAAAGCCCCCAGTTTCACTTCAAACTAACTAGACATAATATGAAAATTCCAGGTCGAAATTAAAAGGACTATCCCGAAGGGTGCTGCCCCCCTGAAAGATTTCAAGACAAAGAAGATTTTTGTTGGCGGATTGCCTACTGCTCTAACAGATGGTATTATTTGTTTTTTTTTACTGCCAGTTAGCTGCGCTGCTCTAGATAATTAGGTTGAAGTCCTCAACTTGTTGATTTAACAGGTGAATTCAAGGACttcttttcaaagtttggaaaggTGGTGGAACATGAGATCATCTGTGATCATTCGACCAACCGGTCACGAGGATTTGGATTTATAGTGTTTGATGCAGAAAAAACTGTAGATGAATTGTTAGCTAAGAAAGGCAATAAGATTGATCTAAATGGTACTCAGGTGAGCCTTCGTTGGTGCTTTCTAAACTTTTGTGAGCCTAGTTTCGTACAACACACACTAGTAATTAGTACGGGCCTCCAGTTACTTGGAGCAATCACACCATATTCGCCTGATTTGCTCTTTCGTTTGAGTTGCCAGTTGTGTTCTTACATAGGTGGCAGATTATTAGCACTCCATTCTTGGAAGTATATAGAATTGAAAGAGACATAGGTTGACTTTCTTGCTTTGCTGTAGGTGGAGATCAAGAAGGCAGAACCAAAGAAACCCTCTAACCCACCTCATTCACTTGATAGCAAACCTAGGAGATCTCCTTATGCAGATGGTTATGATGGATTTGCCAGCCGTTACAACAATGGTGGTCGCTTTGCCCCCTATAAATCACCTGGTTTTGGCGCTAGGCCTGGCAGCTACAGTAGTGCTTATGTTCCTGGCAGCTACAGTAGTGCTTATGTTCCTGGTGACTATAGTAGCAGCTATGGTGGTTATGATGGAGCATTTGGAGGTTATCATGGAGAATCGTCGCTCTACACCAGTCGTTTTGGTGGCAGTTATGGTGGTGGTTTAGGTGGTGCATATGGGCGTGATGCTGTGCCTTATGGTGGTGGTTTAGGTGGTGCATATGGGCGTGATGCTGTGCCTTATGGCACTTCTAGCTATGGTCCTAGTTATGACTCTTCAGGTGCCAGTGCCGATCCTAGTGTTAGGTCTGGCGTGGGTGGACTCTATGGTGCTAGGGGAGGCTATGGTAGCAGCAGTGGTGGTGGTGCTACTGGTCGCTACCATCCATATGCAGGGTAAGCCTGTGGATGGTCAATGCTAGATGAGAACTTAAGAGATATCACCTGCAGCTAGAAGAACCTTGTGATCTGCTTAGTTTGCTACTCCATGGTTGTAGAACTTAAAGACGTTGTTTAGTGTTTGAAATTTAAACATACTGAAGACTTGTGCATGTTTCTTTCGGTTAGATGCCAAGTTCCATGTGAAATTGTTTGCTATATAGgttttgcttgtttttggttgTTGATTTCGAAGTTGCTTTACATACAGCATTGCCAACCTATCCAGCATCGCAGTTTTCAATTGTTGATCCTATAGTGCTCTAGGTTGGTGAACATTTAATTTCCCTTCTTTGGGATGATATTATGGTCCTTTCATGTAATAAGCTAGTTTAGGCCTTTGTCAGTTAATCCTCTCCCCAAGGGGATTGGAGAGGGTTTAGACCTCCTCTGGTTTGGAGGAATTTCATAGGAATTCTGTAGGATATGATTTCTATAGGAAATTTCCCTTTGGATCCCTTTGGTTTATAGGAATGggattcctattcctatgtaGGATTGGTTCCtttttcaaaggaaaataaacattacgCAAGACTCAACGGAAAAAAAAATCCAATCTTGCGAACCAAGATTTAACACCCCTCAGCCCTCTTTCATCCCCACCAAACTGAACGTGCCCTTTTTGCTTTGCGAACTTGTTTAAATCTGAAGATTTTGGTTTGTCGAGTTTACATGTTGAATTATACCGTTATTATATTTCTTATGTTCTGATGTGTGTAACATTTTAATAAGCACTTTTTCACGTCTTTCAATTATCACTGCTGTTAACAAAATGTTTCCGCATCTGAGATATGGAACTAAATTGACGTTATTCATGCGTTCAATGGTTGATAGAAGCCCTGGCAAAAAAAAGTTAATAGAAGCACGATCATCCATGACCCAAAGTATATCACACCTAATTATCGTAGAAGCCAGTCACCAAAGAAGCCTGGGAGAAAACCACTAAGTCGCTAGTGGATCTTTGGTCATGGTAGCAGCCTACCAGTGTTGCCAAATATGTAGGCCGTCCACCTTCACGGTGAATGGGAGATCTGCCTGAGTCGGTGGTTAGAATATATTAGCTTCGCCAATATCATGGGACAACTTtcctcaaaaaataaaagaaaaaaaatcatggGAGAACTTCTCATGAACACGCATGGGTGTACTTGCAATTTGCGCTCAAGTAGATCAACGCCGTACCTTTCTTTTGGCAGAATTGTGAGCCACTTCACTGTCCAAGACGTTAATTATATAGCGGTGTGGTTATTTTGTTAGGCAAAAATGCTTAAGGAAAAGGTTCTACAGCCGTCTTGTTGCATGCCACAGAAAGGGCCAGAGGATTGGATCACTCACTCTTCTTAAGAGGAAGGCACAAAATGGGCCGGGCTTAAAATTAATAAAGCCCTCGACTGACTATAGGGGCACAAGGCAAAGTTGGATCACTTACTTGCATAATTTCCCTATAACATTTTGTTTGCTAAAGCTTTCTATCAAGATGCGCCGGGCTAGGCGGGTGGTTGTCGATGCATAGGCCAAGGCCGTGTGGGCACTCGTGCCCCCTTGTCGCTGAGGGCGGTGTGGTTGAGGTGGTCAAAACGCCGCTGGTGATTGGCGAGGTCGTGCGAAGATTACTATAGCCACAGTCGGGTTCGATAGCGCGTCGAGTGTGAGGTGATGTGACCGACATCGGTGAACGAGCAGAGCCGTCGTCGTTGCCTAGGGGAGGGTTGTCTCGTTGGTGATGGTCAGAGGCATATTCGACATTCCTATGTGCGGATCAGATGTGGTGGCACATGTGTTGTGTAGCTAGGTGGTGGCGAGGTTTGCCATATCATATGGATTCGGCGCGATGCATCGGGCATTGGGTGGTTGTACGAGGCGCAACCCTCTCTCCCACTGCTACCGATGATAGTTGTCGAGATGGCGCATCTCATGATGACGGCTACCATACAACAACCATCAACTGAGACGATGGTGTGGCAATGATGGTAAGCGACGTGACAACGCCTTTACTTTTGGtaattttcattttttttctcctTTGTTCGGCTAGTTTCGTGTGAACAGGTAGAGTGGTGGGTGGTGACTATGGCGACAAACATCGCGGATGTATTTTCTTCGGGTGAAAACTCAGGATCTTGCCTTGTGGCTTGATCAGGCAATGTTAATGTTGTTACCTTATTGAAGGTGTTTCGACCCCTTCAAGGGTGATATCCCATTGGTCCGACACATCTGTTTGGACCAACCAACAGCCGCGATTCCTTCTCGAAGTCGTTGTCTTGGAGCTTTGCGTCCTTTttcttctactccctccgttcctaaatagttgtctttctagaggtttcaaattgtgactacatacggagcaaaatgagtgaatctacactctaaaatatgtttatATATATCTGTATGTGGTgaccatttgaaatctctagaaagacaaatatttaggaacggagggagtaatatatatATTGTGGTAGGTTTGGTGGTATGACATGGTCACATGGAGATGTTGTGAGGCATGTCCCATGTCCTATGTGGGTGAACTCAATTTTTATGATGTTCCTCTTTGTAAGCTGATTTGTTTGATATTATCAATCATTGATAATATACGCTTGTGTGCATCTCTATATCCCTCTTTCTAAAAAAAGAACTCGAGATCATCGTAATTGAGGCAGGCATGCtgccatcaacatcttcacccaAATTCTAGCTCTGCATTTCTCTTGCTGAAATATGCCAAGTCACATATGCGAGTAACCAACAAATTATCATCATAGCACGTATATGCTTCGCAGAAACAAAAATTTTCACTGTCCGATAGCTCGTCGAGATCGGCCAAGAAGAATCAATAAGGCAAGCCTGAAAACTGTCACC
The sequence above is a segment of the Aegilops tauschii subsp. strangulata cultivar AL8/78 chromosome 6, Aet v6.0, whole genome shotgun sequence genome. Coding sequences within it:
- the LOC109740998 gene encoding heterogeneous nuclear ribonucleoprotein 1, translating into MKQQDGASPAKMFIGGLSRQTSMGTFKEYFGKYGEIIDAVIMKDRHTQKPRGFGFITYSDPAIVDRVIEDNHVIDGKQVEIKRTIPKGAAPLKDFKTKKIFVGGLPTALTDGEFKDFFSKFGKVVEHEIICDHSTNRSRGFGFIVFDAEKTVDELLAKKGNKIDLNGTQVEIKKAEPKKPSNPPHSLDSKPRRSPYADGYDGFASRYNNGGRFAPYKSPGFGARPGSYSSAYVPGSYSSAYVPGDYSSSYGGYDGAFGGYHGESSLYTSRFGGSYGGGLGGAYGRDAVPYGGGLGGAYGRDAVPYGTSSYGPSYDSSGASADPSVRSGVGGLYGARGGYGSSSGGGATGRYHPYAG